In Lactuca sativa cultivar Salinas chromosome 5, Lsat_Salinas_v11, whole genome shotgun sequence, the DNA window CTAAAAAACAATcacatttcaaaacttcataaacgTAAAGGTCTTCCCGCCAACATACATAAATGTTAAAAAAGAGcttattgcaaaaaaaaaaaaaaaaaaaaaaaaccttagatTTAAATGCATAAACGATGTTATCGTACGGGTCCGCCTTTTATTTTAACCAGACTTTCGTCTGCTTCGGGTGTGTTTATATATTTCGGATGTACTTCAAATTTTGTACTTGTTTGTCTCCATCTTATGAGACCCTTCCCAATAATAGTTAAcactttgctttttttttttttttttttttttttttttttctttatttttatttttattttatttatttatttattttttcaaatgcaGTTCATTAAACAAATTAGAcccaacctcaacccaacaataTCTACGCGtacaaacaatgttttaaaaaccggttttttagttgaaccggtatggtgagcGGCTTCCGGTACGACCGCTAGGTCAACCGGTTtcgatatttttcatgttttttcttatttttttacacatacatacatatataattcatgaatttgatgtttacaagttcaaacattaaaaatacacatacaaataagttgtagatgattccaaatacattaaaataacacataatcataagttttagtgttttacatcaatccatatacgtcaaaaagaaaataaagtatagtACCAAAACAAGATATAGTTTTaaatgaatacaaacacatcaaaaaactttataacatttaccttatgtttttatttatagaaaactaaatagatttgaaaaaaaaatcaccaaagtttattgTGTAAATGGttcttttttatgtattttttttcggTTTAACTGGTTGGACCGGGAACCGGTGGTaagagcggttcaactatcaccggttttatatcgatttctgaaccggattgaaccggccggtttttagaaaaacccggttgaaccggtcaaaataaaccgtTTAAACCGGTTAAACCGAAAAAAATACATGAAAATGAACCATTTACACAATAAACTTAggtgattttttttttccaaatctatttagttttctataaataaaaacatagggtaaatgttataaagttttttgatgtgtttgtattcatttAAAATTATATCttgtttcggtattatactttattttctttttgacgtatatggattgattgatgtaaaacactaaaacttatgattatgtgttatttaaAATATTTGGAATCATCTGCAACTTATTtgaatgtgtatttttaatgtttgagcttgtaaacatcaaattcattaattatatatgtatgtattgtaagaaaataagaaaaaacatgaaaaatatagaacCCGGTTGACCCGGTGGCCGAACCGGGAACCGCTCACCATATCGATTCAACTAAAAAATCGGTTTTTAAAACGTTGGTTAAAATTCAAAAAGTTCAGCAAGTGAGGTTCCTACCACGTCTCTCAACATGATATCAATTTTCTTGGATCCCTAAAATAAACTCACATTTTGTGGTTAATATAATACTTTAACACTGGCCTTTTGCAAGCCTACAAAGCAACAATTTAGAAATTGACAAAGATAACTGAAGCCCATATCCTAAAAGCAGGACATATCCATTAACGAATAATTGGCCCAACATCCTTTTGCTCAGTCCGACTTCCTGATCAATATCATAAGTAAGAATTTTgttatttaacattttttttgggggttttatataatattttcatataaattttatttataaaatatttctaacaaaatttaattagttttttaaCAGCCTACAATAAAAATACAATAATGAATAATTCAAAAAGTATATTAACACTTACAATTTTATAAACTCATAAAAAAGTCGTTTAAAAAATTCATCATAAAGGATTGTTGTCAATACCAAATCaataaatttaatataaattGCTTTATCTTTAACTAATAGGGAAATCAAAAAGTTTTTGAAATTTGGCTCTATTAACAAAAAAATCATTTCTGGTTTCTTTACGATTAAAGCTCTAGATGACAGTAAACGTTTGTAAAATAATCCTTGTATCCGGTTTATGCTAGTTTTGTGGGTCTAATTGTAAATAAACAATGATGGATGACTTTTTCGTCAATGTAGTTAAAGTTTAAAGAATTTTCTGaagattttctttttttatatataataaattaatttgaaaaaaattcatatttatttattaaaaaactcaaaataaagataGAGTCTGTATCTATATCACtaaaaaattcatatatatttattaaaaaactaaataataataatttatatatcatttttgggttttttttttatgattttctctttaataaatattataattataatcataAAGATACTATATATATCGTATATAATTTAAGAAGACTTTATTCATTTGTCGTATGAAGCGCATTTTTAGGTCACATGTTATTttcatttgttgaattttaaagtCTTGGATGTATAAAAATAGGTAATTAAGTGTAATTAATGACAATTGAATAAgtttccatttttttttaaatgcaagTAATATTTAAGTTGTTCTAAAATACATAACTTAAATACCAACATAGTCAAATAGTTGCAAAGAATGTTATTAAAGCTACAATTGCTATAAAAACACaagataaataaaattaataggACCTTGCTTATTTGTAGTTAAGAGCGTGTTTTATAAACTCGCTCTATTAACAAAAAAAGTCATCTTTGATTTCTTTACAATTAAGCCCAAGATAACAATAAATGTTTATAAAATAGCCATTGTACTGGGTTAATGCTAGCTTTGTGGGTTTGATTTTAAATAAACAATCATGAATGATTTTTTTGTTAATATAGTTAAAGTTTAAGGAATTTTTTGAagattttcttttttatatataataaattaatttgagaAAAACTCATATTTACTTAttaaaaaactcaaaataaagataCCATCTACATCTATATCATCAAAAAAAactcatatttatttattaaaaaactgaataatgataatttatatatctttttgggttttttttgatgattttctctttaataaatattataactACAATCATAAAGATACTATCTATATGACTATATCGTATATAATTTAAGAAAACTTTATTTATTTGTCGTATGAAGCGTATTTTTAGGTCACATGTTACCttcatttgttgaattttaaagtCATGGATGTATAAAAAAAAGGTAATTAGGTGTACTTAATAGCAATGGAATgagtttctatttttttttgaaatgccAAGTAATGTTTAAGTTGTTCTACAATACATAACTTAAATATCAACATGGTTAAATAATTGCAAAGAAAAGAACGTTATTAGAGCTACAATTGCTATAAAACACATGGTAAATAAAATTAATAGGAACATTGTTGAGTTGTAGTTAAGAGCGTGTTTATAGGCCACAAAgtgtgtataatgaaactttatttaGAAATAACAACCTCTGACAAACCTTTATTTTCTAAAATGTCGTTCTATTGTGAGAGACTTTCCAATATGCTTTAGTTTTATGGTAAACGTTTATACCTAATACCCGAAAATTCAACAGTGAAGTAACATGTTGTCTAGAAATGTGCTCCTTATGACAAATTAGTGAAAGTCTTCATAAGTTTTAAATGATATAGATGATATCTTTTATGATTGTAGTTATCATCTTTATTGAAAAGAAACTCACAAAAAAAGCCTACAAATGATATAAAATTTATCATTATTGAGTTTTTTAATAAATGAATATGAGTTTTTTTAGTGAAAAAGATATAGATGATGTCTTTATTTTgaggtttttaataaataaatatgagttttctttaaattaatttagtatatataaaaagaaaaattgtAAAAAGGTCCTTAAAATTTAACCCTATTATTGAAAAAGTCATCCATTATTGTTTATTTGTAATTAACGCCAAAAAACCGATATTAACCAGGTACAATGAACCATTTTTCAAATGTTTACCGGTATTGAGTTTAATTGTAAAAGAAAATCAGGAATGGCTTTTTCGTTAATATAGCCAGCTTTAGAGACTCGTGGAGatttctctaattaatactctattAGGTAACTTTCTGTTTGTAAGGTGTTTATACACATTACACACATGCATTAAATTAATTTTCCTCTTCTGTGTCATTAGCAAAACCATTTTACCATATTTGCTAATGACCTTAGTGATAAAGTTAATATACAGAAGCCCGCAACAGAATGTCCTCATTTTCAATCCATACTATCATCATCAATATCTCAAAACTCTTTAGGCCACATAACCATATCATTAAAAAGTAAGTGCACCCTATAATTAAATCTAAAGCTTTTGCACATATAATCCAAACCAAAGTTCACCATAACTCACCCCGTATTGATTATATACAAAATTGTCGTCTTAAGTCAAACCTTACTAAATAGTATTGactcataaataattttttaaacatCAGATTTCTTTTATATGCATGGGAGATTATTGATACCAAGCAAAATAAAAATGTATAATCTCGACAACATATTTCCAAGTGTTTCAAATGTTACCTTGAATATTAAGACATAGTAAACATTTATTTAGAATAAAATATTGATATGAAAATTAGCATCAAATTAAAACTCAAGAATCATTAAAGGTttcaatttaaataattaaagccATACGCGGATATCATAAGTTGAATCTCATTAGTTATCCAACATACATAAAGCTAAATAATTCTCCCTCGGTGGGGTGGGGGATGCAAAAATAGAATTAAATACATTGTGTATGGTgcaataaaactaataattatcgATTAAGGACAACATATGATATCAATGTTACACACAAAATATccataaataaactaaaatatTGTGTAAAAGGTAATAATGCTTCATTTGGTGGGGATGATGGATGCATAAATATAACTAAATAAATATTATGTGGTTCAAGTAATATGTGGTTACTTATCCGTTAAgaacatagaaaaaaaaaatattaattaagtaAATTAAAATATTGTAATTACATGCTGATGCTACTTTTGCCAGCATCAATACCAATCTCAACAAATATTCTAAGTTTTCGTTTTAAGTTTCAGGTACATATTTATCGGATATTTGAATTTTCAATGATATTCATAAAAttaagttatatttatataaactaatttattttttgagtttttatattataatatttaaCAAGACAAATAATAGTTATAAACTAACTTTAAAAAAACTACTTAAACTAGTTTTATAAGAGTGTTTTAATAAACTAATGTTAAAAAAACTACTTAAATTAGTTTTAtaagagttttttaattattattttttttaaatatattcttaattaattataaaaaaaacatatcttTCTATATATCATTATATATCTTCcaactagcttataagctaggttttacaaatattattttttatcagctagcttatAAGATGGCAGCTAACTTTTTAGCTATCAGGTACTACCCAAACATAGCTTTACACTTCACTCCCGGTTTCATTAagggaaaaaaaaaaagaaaacgagaaaaaaagaaaagaaaggaagcgaTCTTTCTTTCTGTTCTCTCCAATTCCTCCCAATTTAGAAGGATAATTTCTAAAGGAAAACAATATAAATCTTCCATTCTTTTTCTTCTCTTCCTTCCGATAAATAAACTCAAAAGGAATGAGTTTTTCCCAACCTTCTCACTTTTTTTTCTCCTTAAATAATACTCTGGAGCATTGCGTAAATGATTTATCAATATCTTAAATAAATAATACTATATAAATATATCCATCTTAACTTCTTCTTAGTCTAAAATTTTATATGATTAAATTACTATATGAACTATATCTATATTAGTAATTAATTTAACTAATAAAATCTctacaaaaattttaattttgaaatagcTTTGCAAAGAAATGACGACAATCAAATTGTTGTATTTTTAAACGACTAAAGGCATGACGTAAAGCCACAAGTTGAATCTTATTAGTTAtccaatataaaaaaatataataatattaactCGGTGGAGGTGATGGAAGCTAAATACAATTAAACTAGTTATTAACTTATTATCCATTAATGACaacaaagaatatatatatatatatatatatatatatatatatatatatatatatatatatatatatatatatatatatatatatatatatatatatatatatatatatatatatatatatatatatatatatatatatatatatatatatatatatataaaattgttgATTCTACTTTTTTAACATCAATAAAGAGATCCCCAATCTTCTTCAAATATTTGATTTTGTATTTTAAAGTTTTTCCACACACTAATTGATTATAATTTAACAATGCGTTAACGGCTGTTGCTCCACATTGAATTTATATGGACATTGGATATGGTTACGACGTTACGTACACATCTTATTTCTAAGAAAGCTTTATATTCACGaccaattaatcatattaaaaaaaatcacaaatgTTAAAAAATTGAGTTAACTATTTGTAaggttttttatattattttatttattttttaaactcACACATTAACTATTTAAACCGGAGGGTATAGGAGAGAAACTTTCCTCATTTTTTGTGCGTGATATCATATTTCCCTCACTTTATTTTCCCTCACCTAAATCCAAGAAATGGGTGGGAAAGGCTTCcttcaatatttttttaaaattaaattaatttttttatgatttataatttttaaattaatactaaacataaaatttaattaaaaataaaaacatttttattaattaaaataaaaattacattatacttaatatttaaataagtagaaaattttaaaaaacgcaaaaaaaaaaaaaaaatcaaacaaaaaatcaaaatacGTCACTCGGAATCATCGTCCTCGTCATCGACCTCATCTTCTTCCTCATTCTCCCGAACATCACTCATGTCATCAGAATCTTTGATCTCAAAGAACATATCAGAATCCTCGTCTGattcgtcaaacaaatcatcgcgAGAAAAACTCTATCGGGGGCTGAATATAAGCCCTATAAATGTGCTCCACCAAATCAGCATGAAGGGCGTGATGAATGTCGCGATTGTGTACTTCTCTTCTATTCGCCCTATACTGTTGTGTACCAACGGCTACTCCTTCGACATTTGGCAAAATTTCATTTTCGTTGTACCGACATATCGTTTTTCTTTCGTCTTCAAGAAccatattatgcaatatgatacatGCTTACATTACGTGCTGTAACCTTTTCACTTCATATGACCTTGCCTCGATTGCTAGTACTTGCCAACGTCTCTTAAGTACACCAAATGTTCGCTTCACATCCTTCCTAGCTGACTATTGCGCCTCTTTAAACTTTTTCCTTTTCGGGTCGTTAGGATATGTAAACGATTTCACGAAAACAGACAAGGGAGGATATATACCGTCAGTAAGATAGTAGCCACACTTACATGCTACCCTATTTGCTTGAAAATGTACATCGTGCGACTTTTCAAGGTAGATATCGTTGAATACCGGCAACTGGTTTAGCACATTGATGTCATTGTTTGCACCAACTGGACCAAAGAATGCATGCCATATCCAAAGATCATGTGATGCGATAGCCTCTAGAACGATCGTCGGCTCTTTGTGGTCGCCTCTCATGTACTGACCACGCCATGCGTTGGGGGATAATGACCAATCCCAATGCATGCAGTCGATACTACCAAACATTCTAGGGAATCCATGCTTGCCTTCATGTACCGTGTATAATTGGTGGATATCGTTGATAGTTGGTTTGCGCAAATGTCGTTGCCTGTAAACCAAACATATCACTTTGCAGAACTTGTACATACACTCCCACACGGTACGCTCTGACATCTTAAAATACTCGTCCCATTTGTCTGCGCCCATGCCGTATGCTAACTGACGAATTGTAGCCGTGTATTTTTGAATGGGAGAGAAACCTTTTATCCGCCTTGCATCCATTTTTCATTGGAAATATGGAAAGCGGCATTCCAAATCGCCAACAATACGTAAGAATATATCATTCCTCATCCGGAACCGACGTCGAAACTTTACAGCGTAGATAGCGTCATATGCAAAATAATCTTCAATAAGGCGATCGTGTCCGGCTTCGTGATTTCTACGCAACCGCGACTCTCTTGGTTTAGATCGTGCACGTGATGTTTCGCCTAGTTGGTTTTGATAGTATGCAACCGTTTTTGCTATGACGAAACCGATAAACTTAGCCTCCTCTACAACCGTCGAatcagatgatgaagatgatgacattttgattaatattttttgGAGAGAAGTATAAACTATGAGTTAAAAAAATGGTTGGATGTTGTGGTATTTAtagttaaaaaaaacaatatatatatatatatatatatatatatatatatatatatatatatatatatatatatatatatatatatatatatatataggaatgagttctatggaaaacaaataattaGGGCAACATTTACctgaaccaataatcaaatgacacgtgtccatttctttcttcataagaaaaaaaaataacggACGAATGAGGTGAAGAGTGAGAATGCGGTATCCCCACCCCCCACGCGTGCTTCGCATCCCGCATCGACGGTGCGGTGTTCCCGCATATGGGAAACGTCCCGCACCCCTCCCCACAACTTCATTCCGTCCGGTATTACACCTCTAAAAAATTGATGTATTACATTCGATAAGATCGTTTGAATTAATAAACACGATGTCATTTTTTTTTCTATGGCTTGTTGTGTCCAAGCATTTTCAAGTATTTAAAGCGGGGTAACTAACCAAAATGTATATTCTTACCTCGTTTAGTTGAAAAAAATATAGTGGATACTATTGATGAGGACATATTTATGTTTGTGTTTCAAAATATGAAACTCGTCGGTCTTGCGTAATATAAGACATTAATTCGTTTTCTTTTATAACTATTAAAACTATGTTTAatatctattctaataaataatttttttttcacatgttatatttttattaattaatttttattttatatgtcattttatgatttattttattttattaaattttatatattatttaaatttaataataaatgcatatcaattttattaatggattttccttctaatttcaaaattactaaattaaagtttcattaatttcatttatttatttatctaaatcatttgtttaaatttaaaagagaaaaaaaacactttaatttttataattcaatatttttctcacttttttttttataaattcaaacatcTCAAATATattgaattttatatttaaattttatttaaataaaccatgtaatacatgagtttcaCACCTAGTTTATTAAGATGATATTATTATAATatgattaaaaattaattttttaattcctttattttgttttttttcttcacAAGTTTGTAAAAATGAACATATATTATTGGTAAAAACGCTAACTATCGAAAACCAACTTAATCAAAGTTGAAAACAACACCTATACATACAAATTACTCTCCACAAAAATCAGCAACCAAAAGAAGCAATTGTTACTGGAATCCTCAAATCCTAGCACCACCAAGAAGAACATTGAACTTCGAGGGCTTCACATAACATCTATGGAATGAAAAAAAATGTAGTATTGAGTTAATAGCAAGGGTTGTTAGGTTTTAAGCATTTCAGCAAACGATCCAGAGGATTCCACACAAAGAGTAATGATGCAAAATGACAATAAGAACACAATCAATTTACGTGGTACATATGATCAAAGTGAGCGGCTACATCCACAATCATACACGAgagatttatttatttgtttttatttttttttatttttgttgaatgacttgttcTCAGGTTACACGAAGTCAAAGACACCTTATGCTTGGTCTACCTAGCGGCTATATGATAAAAAATCTCCACAACTTAACAATCAACCACTTAGAGACTGATTAACCGAACTGCTACCATCCAATCTAGAACTTTGCTACGTCTATCTCTCTCTAGCATATAACTTCTCTTCAATTACCTAAAAGGCCAGTTGATGCGATACACAAATTCAACTTCTCTATTGTCTCCACCTTGGTAAACATATCTATTGGATTCTTTGTACCTATGATTTTCTTTAGACTCAAAGTCTTTTCACTTATCAGTTGTCATATAAACACTGGCACATCATTTAAATGTTTTTTCTTACTATGAAACACTAGATTTTTTGCCAAGTGATACACTCTAGTTGCCAGAATGTAGTGCATAATTTTCATGTTGCATCCCAGGTTGCGATaagaagttcttcaaccataaaaGCTCATTTCTTGCTTCTCCAATCATCATGCACTCTGATTTTGTGGTGAAAGAGCAACACTCTTTTGTAACCTAGACATCCAACTGATTATTGTACTACCAAACGTGAACACATAACCAGTTGCACACTTTCCCGAATCCATACATCCCCATAAATATGCATAAAAAATCTTCCAAGAATACCCATTTTCTTCTAAACATAAAAAAGAACTTAGATGTAGATCTAGAGTGACATATAGATTAAAGAGGGATAATTCTTTTTCTGTCTATGTGTGAAGCCTACCAAGAAGAGCCCACCAAACTAGAAGATTGATTTTCAATACATTTTTAGATTGTACCAGAAGAGTTCTCAAGAATAACATCAATAACATTTCTAAGGAGGAGACTATGATCTTGTTGCAATTATCCACCGAGCACCTCCATACATTGTTTGAACATATAAGTGAGATAAAGTATTTATTGTATTTATTGAGAATAAGATGAAGGTGACTAATTATT includes these proteins:
- the LOC111891724 gene encoding uncharacterized protein LOC111891724; translated protein: MDARRIKGFSPIQKYTATIRQLAYGMGADKWDEYFKMSERTVWECMYKFCKVICLVYRQRHLRKPTINDIHQLYTVHEGKHGFPRMFGSIDCMHWDWSLSPNAWRGQYMRGDHKEPTIVLEAIASHDLWIWHAFFGPVGANNDINVLNQLPVFNDIYLEKSHDVHFQANRVACKCGYYLTDDEDSDMFFEIKDSDDMSDVRENEEEDEVDDEDDDSE